In Nocardia sp. NBC_00403, the DNA window CCTCGTTCCTGATCGACCAATTCGCGAGGTTCTACGACGGATTGGGGTCGTTCACCTCGGCCACTTTCAAACTCCTGAAAGCCGTGCTGGACATCGAGGTGTTCCAGAACGACCGGCAAAAATTCGATGCGACCATCGGCATGCTCGTCGACGACGCGTTCCCGGACATCGGCGCCATCGGAAATGTTGCCAGACAACATTTCTCGAGCTACACCGACATGCTCGCGCCCCTCATCGCAGCCATCGCCGCGACGGTGCCGCACCCGGCGCGCTCGCATGCCGAACTCACCGAACTGATCGAACGACTCGACCGCATATTCGCCGACACCCCGAACGGTCCGACCCTCAACGCATCGGTCACCCTGCGCAGTGTCCCCGGACTCTCGGTGCCGCTGCTCGGTCAGGCCGGATTCGCCGCACCGGGAGGAACGCGATGACACCGACGTCGACCTTCTCGATCGCATGGAAGCTCGGTCTGTTCGCCACGGCGATGATCACCCTGCTCGCCATGATCGCGGCGGCCATTATTCGGCCCATCAGCGGCGATACCGACAGCTACCGAGCCGATTTCACCGATGCCAGCGGCTTGAAGACCGGTGATGATGTCCGCATGTTCGGGGTCGCAGTCGGCAAGGTTGCGGAAATCTCGCTGGTGCAGGGCCGCGCGCGGGTCGAATTCACGGTGCACAGCGACCGGCCCCTCTACGACGCGAGTTCCCTTGCCATCCGGTACCAGTCACTGACCGGACAGCGCTACATCGACATCCGCCAGCCCGAGCATCCGACCCCGAAGCAGGCGTCGGCCGGCATCATCGGGACCGATCGCACCATCGGATCCTTCGACATCACCCAGCTTTTCAACGGACTGCAACCGGTCCTGCAGGAGTTCTCTCCCGGTGCGCTCAACCAGTTCACGGAGAGCGTGCTCGCGGTGATCGAGGGCAATGGTTCGGGGATCGGGCCCGCCCTCGACGCGATCGAAAAGCTCAGCGCCTACGTGACCGATCGGCAGACGGTGATCTCCACCATCGTGGCGAACCTCGAGTCGATCTCCACCAGGATCGGCGGCAAGTCACCGCATCTGATCACCCTGCTGCACGGGTTGACCAACGTGTTCACCGCCTTTCAGGAGAAGCTCGACGGCCTGATCGACTTCGCGAGCGTCGCACCGTCCGCGCTGGGCCCGCTCAACAGCCTGCTTGCCACCCTGGGTTTCACCGAGACGACCAACCCACATCTCGAACGCGACCTGCGCCTGCTGTTTCCGGACCCGGACACCGCGTTGGACCAGCTCGGCAAGTTACCCGGCCTGCTGCAGTCGCTGTCGACGCTGGTGCCCGCCAGCGGGTCCGCGGTCCATGTCGACCTCACCTGCTCGAAAGGCAATGCCGAGGTGCCGTCCATGGTCGCGGTGTTGATCGCCGGGCAAAGGATTGCGATATGCAAGAACTGACCATCGGGCTGCCCAGGCGTCGAGGCCACGACCGGCACGAGGCCACCAAGAATCGCCGCGAACTGCGCCTCGGGGTGATCGGCGCGAGCCTGATCGTTATCGCGCTCGCCGCGACCGCTGTCCTCTATGTGTTGCCGCTGGGGAAGAACACCTACACCGCGTACCTGTCGGAGGCACAGTCGATCCGGGTGGGCAATCAGATACGGGTCGCGGGGATTTCGGTCGGCACGGTTTCCTCGCTGGAGCTGCAGCCGGACCGGGTGCGGATGACGTTCACCGTAAATCGGGATGTCTTCGTCGGGGACGCAACTACTTTGGAGATCAGGATGCTCACGGTTGTCGGCGGCCACTACGTCGCCATGATTCCCGCCGGGACGAGGCCGCTGGGCAGCAAGCCGATCCCACCCGAACGGGTTACATTGCCCTACAGCCTGGTTCGGACGCTTCAGGATGCCGCGAAACCGGTGGCCGAGGTGAACGGCAGCACGCTGCGCGAGAACCTGACCGCGGTGCAGACCTCCCTCGACCGGAGTCCCGACGGGTTGCGCCGGATAGGCGCCACCATGCAGTCGTTCGTGACGATCCTCGACAAGCAGAACGCCGAGGTGTCACAGGCGCTGATCGTCACCGACGAGTTCCTGACCGCGATCAACGGCAACCGGTCGCTCGTGGGACAGTTCGTCCGCAAGATCGGCCTGCTCGAGGTGCAAGGCCTCGACAAAAAAGCGGAGATCACCGAAGCGTTGCGGATCGCCGCT includes these proteins:
- a CDS encoding MlaD family protein — protein: MTPTSTFSIAWKLGLFATAMITLLAMIAAAIIRPISGDTDSYRADFTDASGLKTGDDVRMFGVAVGKVAEISLVQGRARVEFTVHSDRPLYDASSLAIRYQSLTGQRYIDIRQPEHPTPKQASAGIIGTDRTIGSFDITQLFNGLQPVLQEFSPGALNQFTESVLAVIEGNGSGIGPALDAIEKLSAYVTDRQTVISTIVANLESISTRIGGKSPHLITLLHGLTNVFTAFQEKLDGLIDFASVAPSALGPLNSLLATLGFTETTNPHLERDLRLLFPDPDTALDQLGKLPGLLQSLSTLVPASGSAVHVDLTCSKGNAEVPSMVAVLIAGQRIAICKN
- a CDS encoding MlaD family protein, which translates into the protein MQELTIGLPRRRGHDRHEATKNRRELRLGVIGASLIVIALAATAVLYVLPLGKNTYTAYLSEAQSIRVGNQIRVAGISVGTVSSLELQPDRVRMTFTVNRDVFVGDATTLEIRMLTVVGGHYVAMIPAGTRPLGSKPIPPERVTLPYSLVRTLQDAAKPVAEVNGSTLRENLTAVQTSLDRSPDGLRRIGATMQSFVTILDKQNAEVSQALIVTDEFLTAINGNRSLVGQFVRKIGLLEVQGLDKKAEITEALRIAAELLSRIAALEPSWREQLQPMVDKLTATLPALRELVGKLDGALGTLRTARDRLQTAVTPQDGIGVDQSADTIFAPAVCVPVPGKGC